The following are encoded together in the Pectinophora gossypiella chromosome 14, ilPecGoss1.1, whole genome shotgun sequence genome:
- the LOC126372772 gene encoding protein N-terminal asparagine amidohydrolase isoform X3, with translation MASTRKSDNTAATFHLHTFLLVFYLLIRPGSMVVVLNGVLADECPTSVRALLAAHPGYRDAAAQLLGAAVRVLGPAHLLYVAQRELAAVAPHDKNVQIIGSDDATSCIIVVVRHSGSGAVALAHLDGSGTADAAAAMVARVQQLAVGYPEGRLELQLVGGFTDPHRYSDELFANIMLSFHRLTVEIDLTLACCCELNTALGGGSPAPLVTGVGVDIRAGDLFPATFPDKGPELPLRGARTITGGPHSAQVLDIYDNGVGMLRVGPFNYDPLRGVDLWLEQSDDFILQHLSTTPAVEPPHFVHNIRMTLKFIQQHPFPAVTVFPDNRPHYYRRDEQSGCWVPMRF, from the exons ATGGCTTCGACACGGAAAAGTGATAATACAGCAGCGACATTTCACCTTCAcacatttttattagttttttatcTCTTGATCCGACC CGGTAGCATGGTGGTGGTGCTGAACGGCGTGCTAGCGGACGAGTGTCCGACGTCGGTGCGGGCGCTGCTGGCGGCGCATCCCGGCTACCGGGACGCGGCGGCGCAGCTGCTGGGCGCCGCGGTGAGGGTGCTCGGCCCCGCCCACCTGCTGTACGTCGCGCAGCGCGAGCTGGCCGCCGTCGCGCCGCATGACA AAAATGTCCAAATCATAGGATCAGACGACGCCACGTCATGTATTATAGTAGTTGTCAGACATTCAG GATCAGGGGCCGTAGCACTCGCGCACCTGGACGGGTCAGGCACCGCGGACGCGGCCGCGGCGATGGTCGCGAGGGTACAGCAGCTAGCAGTCGGGTACCCCGAGGGCCGTCTCGAGTTGCAACTAGTTGGGGGCTTCACGGACCCACACCGCTACTCCGATGAGCTGTTCGCCAATATTATGT TATCATTCCACCGGTTGACCGTAGAGATAGACCTGACGCTTGCGTGTTGTTGCGAGCTGAACACAGCCCTGGGCGGGGGCTCACCAGCGCCCCTGGTCACGGGCGTGGGCGTCGACATACGAGCGGGGGACCTGTTCCCCGCCACGTTCCCGGATAAAGGACCCGAGTTGCCGCTTCGAGGGGCCCGGACTATCACTGGGGGACCCCATTCGGCGCAG GTGCTAGACATCTATGACAACGGTGTGGGTATGTTGCGCGTGGGCCCGTTCAACTACGACCCGCTTAGAGGCGTCGACCTCTGGCTCGAGCAGTCCGACGACTTCATACTGCAGCATCTAAGCACCACGCCCGCTGTCGAGCCGCCGCATTTCGTGCATAAT ATCCGTATGACGTTGAAGTTCATCCAGCAGCACCCGTTCCCAGCCGTGACGGTGTTCCCGGACAACCGGCCGCACTATTACCGCCGTGACGAACAATCCGGCTGTTGGGTGCCCATGCGCTTCTAA
- the LOC126372820 gene encoding brain protein I3-like — protein MEKPTVTEQPPPYSATYPQGPQPQVHPQPQAQPGPGGAYPPPGGAYPPPPPGYTPFGTTPSAPSYVPNYGATNIIIPPPIIAVGACPACRVGILEDDFTCLGILCAILFFPLGILCCLALKNRRCSNCGALFG, from the exons ATGGAGAAACCGACTGTTACTGAACAACCCCCGCCATATTCCGCCACATATCCGCAAG gACCTCAACCACAAGTTCACCCACAACCACAAGCCCAACCGGGGCCAGGGGGAGCATACCCCCCACCCGGAGGAGCTTACCCCCCTCCGCCTCCTGGCTACACACCATTCGGTACCACTCCATCAGCCCCCAGCTACGTACCCAACTATGGTGCTACCAACATCATCATACCACCACCCATCATTGCTGTTGGAGCCTGCCCTGCCTGCCGCGTTGGTATCCTTGAAGACGACTTCACCTGCCTTGGTATATTATgtgccatcttgtttttccctCTAGGAATATTGTGCTGTCTCGCTCTCAAGAACAGAAGATGCTCAAATTGTGGAGCTCTTTTTGGCTAG
- the LOC126372772 gene encoding protein N-terminal asparagine amidohydrolase isoform X1: MASTRKSDNTAATFHLHTFLLVFYLLIRPGSMVVVLNGVLADECPTSVRALLAAHPGYRDAAAQLLGAAVRVLGPAHLLYVAQRELAAVAPHDKNVQIIGSDDATSCIIVVVRHSGSGAVALAHLDGSGTADAAAAMVARVQQLAVGYPEGRLELQLVGGFTDPHRYSDELFANIMLSFHRLTVEIDLTLACCCELNTALGGGSPAPLVTGVGVDIRAGDLFPATFPDKGPELPLRGARTITGGPHSAQVWQTENRCRLDGPNDRGSCRWQGSNIGVDSYGCREVLDIYDNGVGMLRVGPFNYDPLRGVDLWLEQSDDFILQHLSTTPAVEPPHFVHNIRMTLKFIQQHPFPAVTVFPDNRPHYYRRDEQSGCWVPMRF; encoded by the exons ATGGCTTCGACACGGAAAAGTGATAATACAGCAGCGACATTTCACCTTCAcacatttttattagttttttatcTCTTGATCCGACC CGGTAGCATGGTGGTGGTGCTGAACGGCGTGCTAGCGGACGAGTGTCCGACGTCGGTGCGGGCGCTGCTGGCGGCGCATCCCGGCTACCGGGACGCGGCGGCGCAGCTGCTGGGCGCCGCGGTGAGGGTGCTCGGCCCCGCCCACCTGCTGTACGTCGCGCAGCGCGAGCTGGCCGCCGTCGCGCCGCATGACA AAAATGTCCAAATCATAGGATCAGACGACGCCACGTCATGTATTATAGTAGTTGTCAGACATTCAG GATCAGGGGCCGTAGCACTCGCGCACCTGGACGGGTCAGGCACCGCGGACGCGGCCGCGGCGATGGTCGCGAGGGTACAGCAGCTAGCAGTCGGGTACCCCGAGGGCCGTCTCGAGTTGCAACTAGTTGGGGGCTTCACGGACCCACACCGCTACTCCGATGAGCTGTTCGCCAATATTATGT TATCATTCCACCGGTTGACCGTAGAGATAGACCTGACGCTTGCGTGTTGTTGCGAGCTGAACACAGCCCTGGGCGGGGGCTCACCAGCGCCCCTGGTCACGGGCGTGGGCGTCGACATACGAGCGGGGGACCTGTTCCCCGCCACGTTCCCGGATAAAGGACCCGAGTTGCCGCTTCGAGGGGCCCGGACTATCACTGGGGGACCCCATTCGGCGCAG GTATGGCAGACGGAGAACCGCTGCCGGCTAGACGGCCCCAACGATCGCGGCTCCTGCAGgtggcaaggcagcaacatcgGGGTTGACAGCTATGGCTGTAGAGAG GTGCTAGACATCTATGACAACGGTGTGGGTATGTTGCGCGTGGGCCCGTTCAACTACGACCCGCTTAGAGGCGTCGACCTCTGGCTCGAGCAGTCCGACGACTTCATACTGCAGCATCTAAGCACCACGCCCGCTGTCGAGCCGCCGCATTTCGTGCATAAT ATCCGTATGACGTTGAAGTTCATCCAGCAGCACCCGTTCCCAGCCGTGACGGTGTTCCCGGACAACCGGCCGCACTATTACCGCCGTGACGAACAATCCGGCTGTTGGGTGCCCATGCGCTTCTAA
- the LOC126372772 gene encoding protein N-terminal asparagine amidohydrolase isoform X2 — protein sequence MVVVLNGVLADECPTSVRALLAAHPGYRDAAAQLLGAAVRVLGPAHLLYVAQRELAAVAPHDKNVQIIGSDDATSCIIVVVRHSGSGAVALAHLDGSGTADAAAAMVARVQQLAVGYPEGRLELQLVGGFTDPHRYSDELFANIMLSFHRLTVEIDLTLACCCELNTALGGGSPAPLVTGVGVDIRAGDLFPATFPDKGPELPLRGARTITGGPHSAQVWQTENRCRLDGPNDRGSCRWQGSNIGVDSYGCREVLDIYDNGVGMLRVGPFNYDPLRGVDLWLEQSDDFILQHLSTTPAVEPPHFVHNIRMTLKFIQQHPFPAVTVFPDNRPHYYRRDEQSGCWVPMRF from the exons ATGGTGGTGGTGCTGAACGGCGTGCTAGCGGACGAGTGTCCGACGTCGGTGCGGGCGCTGCTGGCGGCGCATCCCGGCTACCGGGACGCGGCGGCGCAGCTGCTGGGCGCCGCGGTGAGGGTGCTCGGCCCCGCCCACCTGCTGTACGTCGCGCAGCGCGAGCTGGCCGCCGTCGCGCCGCATGACA AAAATGTCCAAATCATAGGATCAGACGACGCCACGTCATGTATTATAGTAGTTGTCAGACATTCAG GATCAGGGGCCGTAGCACTCGCGCACCTGGACGGGTCAGGCACCGCGGACGCGGCCGCGGCGATGGTCGCGAGGGTACAGCAGCTAGCAGTCGGGTACCCCGAGGGCCGTCTCGAGTTGCAACTAGTTGGGGGCTTCACGGACCCACACCGCTACTCCGATGAGCTGTTCGCCAATATTATGT TATCATTCCACCGGTTGACCGTAGAGATAGACCTGACGCTTGCGTGTTGTTGCGAGCTGAACACAGCCCTGGGCGGGGGCTCACCAGCGCCCCTGGTCACGGGCGTGGGCGTCGACATACGAGCGGGGGACCTGTTCCCCGCCACGTTCCCGGATAAAGGACCCGAGTTGCCGCTTCGAGGGGCCCGGACTATCACTGGGGGACCCCATTCGGCGCAG GTATGGCAGACGGAGAACCGCTGCCGGCTAGACGGCCCCAACGATCGCGGCTCCTGCAGgtggcaaggcagcaacatcgGGGTTGACAGCTATGGCTGTAGAGAG GTGCTAGACATCTATGACAACGGTGTGGGTATGTTGCGCGTGGGCCCGTTCAACTACGACCCGCTTAGAGGCGTCGACCTCTGGCTCGAGCAGTCCGACGACTTCATACTGCAGCATCTAAGCACCACGCCCGCTGTCGAGCCGCCGCATTTCGTGCATAAT ATCCGTATGACGTTGAAGTTCATCCAGCAGCACCCGTTCCCAGCCGTGACGGTGTTCCCGGACAACCGGCCGCACTATTACCGCCGTGACGAACAATCCGGCTGTTGGGTGCCCATGCGCTTCTAA